A genomic segment from Polyangium mundeleinium encodes:
- the hisF gene encoding imidazole glycerol phosphate synthase subunit HisF, whose amino-acid sequence MLAKRIIPCLDVKDGRVVKGVQFVGLRDAGDPVEAARRYDEAGADEITFLDITASHEKRGTLLDMVRATADQIFVPLTVGGGVGSERDIEALLDAGADKIAINTAAVREPELVERAAARWGAQAIVVAIDARRVGTEEEPARWTVVTHGGRRETGLDVVAWSKRITGLGAGEILLTSMDRDGTKAGYDLALTRAVADAVSVPVIASGGVGTLEHLYEGLVVGGADAALCASIFHDGTYSVAEAKAYLAGRGVPVRIGEPRRGGS is encoded by the coding sequence GTGCTGGCCAAGCGCATCATCCCGTGCCTGGACGTGAAGGACGGACGCGTCGTCAAAGGCGTCCAGTTCGTCGGGCTCAGGGATGCGGGCGACCCCGTCGAGGCCGCCCGGCGCTACGACGAGGCCGGCGCGGACGAGATCACCTTCCTCGACATCACGGCCTCCCACGAGAAACGCGGGACGCTGCTCGACATGGTGCGCGCAACCGCCGACCAGATCTTCGTGCCGCTGACCGTGGGCGGCGGCGTGGGGAGCGAGCGCGACATCGAGGCGTTGCTCGACGCGGGCGCCGACAAGATCGCGATCAACACGGCCGCGGTGCGCGAGCCGGAGCTCGTGGAGCGGGCGGCGGCGCGCTGGGGCGCGCAGGCGATCGTGGTGGCGATCGACGCGCGGCGGGTCGGGACCGAGGAAGAACCGGCACGGTGGACCGTCGTGACGCACGGGGGGCGGCGGGAGACGGGGCTCGACGTGGTGGCGTGGTCGAAGCGGATCACGGGGCTCGGCGCGGGGGAGATCCTGCTGACGAGCATGGACCGGGACGGGACGAAGGCGGGCTACGATCTCGCGCTGACGCGGGCCGTGGCGGACGCGGTGAGCGTGCCGGTGATCGCGTCGGGGGGCGTGGGGACGCTCGAACATCTGTACGAGGGGCTCGTCGTGGGAGGGGCAGACGCGGCGCTGTGCGCGTCGATCTTCCACGACGGGACGTACTCGGTGGCGGAGGCGAAGGCGTACCTCGCGGGACGCGGAGTACCGGTGCGCATTGGGGAACCGAGGAGAGGTGGGTCGTGA
- a CDS encoding 3-hydroxyacyl-CoA dehydrogenase/enoyl-CoA hydratase family protein: MKPIHRAAVIGAGVMGSGIAAHLANAGIHVVLLDMVPPGSTLGASAPNPGDAQKNDRAARNAWAQGGLDKAVKARPAAFFHPSFARLVEVGNVEDDLERVKDCDLVIEAIIEKLEPKQSLFARLEALVKPGAIVASNTSGLRIAEMMTGRGEAFRKNFLVMHFFNPVRYMKLLELVAGPDTDPAVFERVVRFGEDVLGKGIVVGKDTPNFVGNRIGVHAMLATLQGMLELGLEPEDVDAITGPAMGHPKSATFRTADLVGVDTFVHVADNCYASLTADEDREVFKAPAFARAMLEKKILGDKTKGGFYKKGKDGQIQTLDVKTLEYRAKGGDEAIRKATKSIEKIDAPADRVRKLVADQGKAGAFAWKVLSKSLAYSARRIGEITDDVTAVDDAMKWGYNWELGPFETWDALGFAETTDRMKAEGIALPASIEKMRASGATGFYKGDEVYDLVKGAYVKRVVDPRNATFSILKKGEAPVLKNDGAEAWDLGDGILGLTFKTKANSIDADVISMLSLAAAKAEEDFRGLVISNDGDHFCVGANLFLVVMAAGSKDWESIRAMVKNYQYATQRLKYARVPVVAAPWGMTLGGGLELCFGADAVQAAAETYAGLVEVGVGLIPGGAGTLNMLWRALEGIPEGASINTLEIVAQVFKNIALAKVATSADEAKALGYFRKTDGVSFDKARLLTEAKAKAIGMAESGYHPPAPRAYRLPGESGIATLRMMVDTLVAGGYATEHDAKIATKLAVVLCGGASGNAHDVTEDEILELEREAFVSLCGEEKSQARMQSILMTNKPLRN, from the coding sequence ATGAAGCCAATCCACCGTGCAGCCGTCATCGGCGCCGGGGTCATGGGCAGCGGCATCGCCGCCCACCTCGCGAATGCCGGGATCCACGTGGTCCTGCTCGACATGGTCCCGCCGGGTTCAACGCTCGGGGCCTCCGCCCCGAACCCCGGCGATGCTCAGAAGAACGACCGCGCCGCCCGCAACGCGTGGGCGCAGGGCGGGCTCGACAAGGCCGTGAAGGCCAGGCCGGCCGCCTTTTTCCACCCGTCCTTCGCCCGCCTCGTCGAGGTCGGCAACGTGGAGGACGATCTGGAGCGCGTGAAGGATTGTGACCTCGTGATCGAGGCGATCATCGAGAAGCTCGAGCCGAAGCAGAGCCTCTTCGCGCGCCTCGAGGCGCTCGTGAAGCCGGGCGCGATCGTCGCATCGAACACCTCGGGCCTGCGCATCGCGGAGATGATGACGGGTCGCGGCGAGGCGTTCCGGAAGAACTTCCTCGTCATGCACTTCTTCAACCCGGTCCGCTACATGAAGCTCCTCGAGCTCGTGGCCGGGCCCGACACGGACCCCGCCGTCTTCGAGCGCGTGGTCCGCTTTGGCGAGGATGTGCTCGGCAAGGGCATCGTCGTCGGCAAGGACACGCCGAACTTCGTGGGCAACCGCATCGGCGTGCACGCGATGCTGGCGACGCTCCAGGGCATGCTCGAGCTCGGCCTCGAGCCCGAGGACGTCGACGCGATCACGGGCCCCGCGATGGGCCACCCGAAGAGCGCGACCTTCCGGACCGCGGATCTCGTTGGTGTCGACACGTTCGTGCACGTCGCCGACAACTGCTACGCGTCGCTCACCGCGGACGAGGACCGTGAGGTCTTCAAGGCCCCGGCGTTCGCCCGCGCCATGCTCGAGAAGAAGATCCTCGGCGACAAGACGAAGGGCGGCTTCTACAAGAAGGGCAAGGACGGGCAGATCCAGACGCTCGACGTCAAGACGCTCGAGTACCGGGCGAAGGGCGGCGACGAGGCGATCCGCAAGGCGACGAAGTCGATCGAGAAGATCGACGCGCCCGCGGATCGCGTGCGCAAGCTCGTCGCGGATCAAGGCAAGGCCGGCGCGTTCGCGTGGAAGGTGCTCTCGAAGTCGCTCGCGTATTCGGCGCGGCGGATCGGCGAGATCACGGACGACGTGACTGCGGTCGATGACGCGATGAAGTGGGGCTACAACTGGGAGCTCGGGCCCTTCGAGACGTGGGACGCGCTCGGCTTCGCCGAGACCACGGACCGCATGAAGGCGGAGGGCATCGCGCTGCCGGCCTCGATCGAGAAGATGCGCGCCTCGGGCGCGACGGGCTTCTACAAGGGCGACGAGGTCTACGACCTCGTGAAGGGCGCCTACGTGAAGCGCGTCGTGGATCCACGGAACGCGACGTTCTCGATCCTGAAGAAGGGCGAGGCGCCGGTGCTCAAGAACGACGGCGCCGAGGCGTGGGATCTCGGCGACGGCATCCTCGGGCTCACCTTCAAGACGAAGGCGAACAGCATCGACGCGGACGTGATCTCGATGCTCTCGCTCGCGGCCGCGAAGGCCGAGGAGGACTTCCGCGGGCTCGTGATCTCCAACGACGGCGATCACTTCTGCGTCGGCGCGAACCTGTTCCTGGTCGTGATGGCGGCCGGCAGCAAGGACTGGGAGTCGATCCGCGCGATGGTGAAGAACTACCAGTACGCGACGCAGCGCTTGAAGTACGCGCGCGTGCCGGTGGTCGCGGCGCCGTGGGGCATGACGCTCGGCGGTGGCCTCGAGCTTTGCTTCGGCGCGGACGCCGTGCAGGCGGCGGCCGAGACGTACGCGGGCCTCGTCGAGGTCGGCGTGGGCCTGATCCCGGGCGGCGCGGGCACGCTGAACATGCTCTGGCGCGCGCTCGAAGGCATCCCCGAGGGCGCGAGCATCAACACGCTGGAGATCGTGGCCCAGGTCTTCAAGAACATCGCGCTCGCGAAGGTCGCGACGAGCGCGGACGAGGCGAAGGCGCTCGGCTACTTCCGCAAGACGGACGGCGTCTCCTTCGACAAGGCGCGCCTCTTGACCGAGGCGAAGGCGAAGGCGATCGGCATGGCCGAGTCGGGCTACCACCCGCCGGCGCCGCGTGCGTACCGGCTGCCGGGCGAGAGCGGCATCGCGACGCTCCGGATGATGGTCGACACGCTCGTCGCCGGTGGTTATGCCACCGAGCACGACGCCAAGATCGCGACCAAGCTCGCGGTCGTGCTCTGCGGCGGCGCGAGCGGCAACGCGCACGACGTGACCGAGGACGAGATCCTCGAGCTCGAGCGTGAGGCCTTCGTGAGCCTGTGCGGCGAAGAGAAGAGCCAGGCGCGCATGCAGTCCATCCTGATGACCAACAAACCCCTGCGGAACTAG
- a CDS encoding SAM-dependent methyltransferase, with protein sequence MRASASGRGMEEWMLEGNGSLVVVGTGIRTTEHLTGNAIAWIKASDKVLYVVADLVAERVIKELSPSAESLTVLYGEGKPRGETYHAMVDRILDSVRGGQRTCVVFYGHPGVFAYPGHLAIERARDEGYPATMLPAISAEDCLFADLGIDPGHQGMQSYEATHFVLHRKRIDPTTALVLWQIGSFGDHTYRREGASHHKLPFLVARLCEEYPADHVVTIYEAAIYIGCAPRIERLRLGKLAEARVTPASTLYIPPVRKSRIDPATAAWLGSEPADR encoded by the coding sequence ATGCGTGCCTCGGCGTCGGGGCGAGGGATGGAGGAATGGATGCTCGAAGGTAATGGCTCGCTCGTCGTCGTGGGGACCGGAATCAGGACGACCGAGCATCTCACGGGAAATGCGATCGCCTGGATCAAGGCGTCGGACAAGGTGCTCTACGTGGTCGCGGATCTCGTCGCCGAGCGTGTGATCAAGGAGCTATCGCCGTCGGCCGAGTCGCTCACGGTGCTCTACGGTGAGGGCAAGCCGCGTGGAGAGACGTATCACGCGATGGTGGACCGCATCCTCGACTCGGTAAGGGGGGGCCAGCGGACGTGCGTGGTGTTCTACGGGCATCCGGGCGTGTTCGCTTATCCGGGGCACCTGGCCATCGAGCGCGCGCGTGACGAGGGGTATCCGGCGACAATGCTGCCAGCGATCTCGGCGGAGGATTGCCTGTTCGCCGACCTCGGCATCGATCCTGGTCACCAGGGCATGCAGAGCTACGAGGCGACGCATTTCGTGCTTCATCGAAAGCGCATCGATCCCACAACGGCGCTCGTGCTCTGGCAGATCGGGTCGTTCGGAGACCACACGTACCGTCGCGAAGGCGCGAGCCACCACAAGCTCCCCTTCCTCGTGGCGCGGCTCTGCGAGGAATACCCTGCCGACCACGTCGTGACGATCTACGAGGCCGCGATCTACATTGGCTGCGCGCCGCGTATCGAGCGGCTGCGCCTCGGCAAGCTCGCGGAAGCCAGGGTCACGCCAGCCTCGACGCTCTACATTCCCCCCGTGCGCAAGAGCCGCATCGATCCCGCCACCGCCGCCTGGCTCGGGTCCGAGCCGGCAGACCGATGA
- a CDS encoding cytochrome P450: MLLDTQILLDPFPMYREFREKAPVLWAEVMDSWLLFRYEDVKRAMEDADAFSSENPLKMPPDAFSTASMVFQDDPNHARLRAFAQPAFTPRRVAMLEQRIQELCDELLAEMADKGGAFDLVRAFTGPLPAMVIAELLGVPRSDFRTFQRIADDVVHIGTKGKQEQAQRAGQELAAYYAALVAEKRRTGALGNDLTSDFLRSQGAGANIEDRELVAMGPLFLFAGHETTTNLLNNTVRCLSETPEAKAFLLADLGRAPRVLEEVLRCRGPATGAPRIARRDIELHGVTISAGSRVWPLSLSANRDPRVFDDPERFLPDRNPKNLLSFGRGIHKCLGEPLARLEAKIAVPALYRRFPELRVDPERSAVPTPSPLIHGCLELPVRI, from the coding sequence ATGCTCCTCGACACCCAGATCTTGCTCGATCCCTTCCCGATGTACCGAGAATTCCGGGAAAAGGCCCCCGTCCTCTGGGCGGAGGTCATGGATTCCTGGCTCTTGTTCCGATACGAGGACGTCAAACGCGCGATGGAGGACGCCGATGCATTCTCGTCGGAAAACCCGCTGAAGATGCCGCCCGATGCATTTTCGACGGCGTCCATGGTCTTCCAGGACGACCCGAACCACGCGCGCCTCCGCGCCTTCGCGCAGCCCGCCTTCACGCCCCGGCGTGTGGCCATGCTCGAGCAGCGGATCCAGGAGCTCTGCGACGAGCTGCTCGCCGAAATGGCGGACAAGGGCGGGGCCTTCGATCTCGTCCGCGCCTTCACCGGCCCCTTGCCGGCCATGGTCATCGCCGAGCTCCTCGGCGTCCCGCGCTCCGATTTCAGGACGTTCCAGCGCATCGCGGACGATGTCGTCCACATCGGCACCAAGGGAAAACAAGAGCAGGCGCAGCGGGCCGGCCAGGAGCTCGCCGCGTATTATGCCGCCCTCGTCGCCGAAAAGCGGCGCACGGGCGCCCTCGGCAATGATCTGACCAGCGACTTCCTTCGCAGCCAGGGCGCCGGCGCGAATATCGAAGATCGCGAGCTCGTCGCCATGGGCCCCCTCTTCCTGTTCGCCGGGCACGAGACCACGACGAACCTGCTCAACAATACGGTGCGTTGCCTCAGCGAGACTCCGGAGGCCAAGGCGTTCCTCCTCGCCGACCTCGGCCGCGCGCCGAGGGTCCTCGAGGAAGTCCTGCGGTGCCGAGGTCCCGCCACCGGCGCCCCGCGCATCGCGCGCCGTGACATCGAGCTCCACGGCGTGACCATTTCCGCCGGCAGCCGCGTCTGGCCTCTCAGCCTCTCCGCGAACCGCGATCCGCGCGTCTTCGACGATCCGGAGCGCTTCCTCCCCGATCGCAACCCCAAGAACCTCCTCTCCTTCGGCCGTGGCATTCACAAATGCCTCGGCGAGCCCCTGGCGCGCCTCGAAGCGAAAATCGCCGTCCCCGCGCTTTATCGCCGCTTCCCGGAGCTCCGCGTCGATCCCGAGCGCTCGGCGGTGCCGACCCCGTCGCCCCTCATTCATGGCTGCCTCGAGCTCCCCGTTCGGATCTGA
- a CDS encoding LysR family transcriptional regulator produces the protein MLDLDAVVMIMAIARDGSLAHASRTLGLPRTTLTRRVALLEDALGVRLVERSQRHLRLTEAGRLLVEQGAPLVDAARQVEATLQASTHFRLRTAVPPGVGMDLLEPLLKPDDEALAGLGLEIIYTDREMHPIRDDFDLVVGLVPPTDGTLYCRSFLRFSWACFAAPAYLAARGTPTRATDLAAHSCIALRIPGGVSPFFWPVRAGMGLRVSPWFVSNSMHAALQMVVAGRGIGLLPDIPFATTSKLVPVLQDEIGAEGEFFLSMGQRLNDSKRGRRIRILIEKALRHLRQTGGARTR, from the coding sequence ATGCTCGATCTCGACGCCGTCGTCATGATCATGGCCATTGCGCGGGACGGATCCCTCGCGCACGCAAGCCGGACGCTCGGGCTTCCGCGCACGACGCTCACCCGTCGCGTGGCCCTGCTGGAGGATGCGCTCGGCGTGCGGCTCGTCGAGCGAAGCCAGCGGCATCTTCGTCTCACCGAGGCGGGAAGGCTCCTCGTCGAGCAAGGCGCGCCGCTCGTGGACGCCGCGCGGCAAGTCGAAGCCACGCTCCAGGCGAGCACGCATTTCCGCCTGCGCACCGCAGTGCCGCCCGGCGTGGGCATGGATCTGCTCGAGCCCCTTCTGAAGCCCGACGACGAGGCGCTCGCCGGTCTCGGGCTGGAAATCATCTACACGGACCGGGAGATGCACCCCATTCGAGACGATTTCGATCTGGTGGTCGGCCTGGTGCCGCCCACCGACGGCACCCTCTACTGTCGCTCCTTCCTGCGATTTTCGTGGGCGTGCTTCGCGGCGCCGGCCTATCTCGCCGCGCGAGGCACGCCCACGCGCGCCACGGACCTCGCCGCGCATTCCTGCATCGCCTTACGCATTCCCGGCGGCGTCTCTCCCTTTTTCTGGCCGGTCCGGGCCGGCATGGGCTTGCGGGTGAGCCCGTGGTTCGTGTCCAACAGTATGCACGCCGCGCTCCAGATGGTGGTCGCGGGCAGGGGCATCGGGCTCTTGCCGGACATCCCTTTCGCGACCACGAGCAAGCTCGTCCCGGTGCTGCAAGACGAGATCGGCGCCGAAGGGGAGTTCTTTTTGTCGATGGGGCAACGCCTCAACGATTCGAAGCGCGGACGTCGAATCCGGATCCTCATCGAAAAGGCGCTGCGCCACCTGCGCCAGACCGGCGGCGCGCGGACCAGATAA
- a CDS encoding patatin-like phospholipase family protein, translated as MEIRNLVFEGGGMKGIAYAGAIAELERRGLLGGITQVAGASAGAITAAFLAVGVDAVELEKILRETDFSDFIDGKGWLIGDAKRLLDSYGVNPGKTAEDWIRNQIAHLTERLTGRAQPDLTFAELAALAVACPGRARNLYVVTTNLSRRMTEVFSAASHPDVPLYKAVRMSMSIPLFFEAYSFNGDLYIDGGVSWNYPIDLFDRLRKTPVLGDQPRGPEVEEGTLGFCLGTKAENDAARTDWRLPRMEINDFQNYSKALVSFILTSSTLLHLDAAALARTIFIDDAGVSTTEFKLPKATQDTLIANGAAATKEWLERG; from the coding sequence ATGGAGATCCGGAATCTCGTGTTCGAGGGTGGGGGCATGAAGGGGATCGCGTATGCCGGCGCGATCGCGGAGCTCGAGCGGAGGGGGCTCCTCGGGGGCATCACGCAGGTCGCCGGCGCCTCCGCGGGCGCGATTACCGCGGCCTTCCTGGCCGTCGGCGTCGATGCCGTGGAGCTCGAGAAGATCCTGCGCGAGACGGACTTCTCCGATTTCATCGACGGCAAGGGCTGGCTCATCGGGGACGCGAAGCGCCTCCTCGACAGCTACGGCGTGAATCCGGGCAAGACCGCCGAGGATTGGATCCGCAACCAGATCGCGCACCTCACCGAGCGCCTGACCGGCCGCGCCCAGCCCGACCTCACCTTCGCCGAACTGGCGGCCCTCGCCGTGGCGTGCCCTGGCCGCGCGCGCAACCTTTACGTCGTCACGACGAACCTCTCGCGCCGCATGACCGAGGTCTTCTCGGCCGCCTCCCACCCCGACGTCCCCTTGTACAAGGCCGTGCGCATGTCGATGAGCATTCCGCTCTTCTTCGAGGCGTACTCGTTCAATGGAGACCTCTATATCGACGGCGGCGTCTCGTGGAATTACCCGATCGACCTCTTCGACCGCCTCCGCAAAACACCTGTCCTCGGCGACCAGCCGCGTGGGCCGGAGGTCGAGGAGGGGACGCTCGGCTTTTGCCTCGGGACGAAGGCGGAGAACGACGCCGCCCGCACGGATTGGCGCCTCCCGCGGATGGAGATCAACGATTTCCAGAACTACAGCAAGGCGCTGGTCTCGTTCATCCTGACGTCGTCGACGCTCTTGCACCTCGACGCGGCCGCGCTCGCGCGGACGATCTTCATCGACGACGCCGGCGTCTCCACGACCGAATTCAAGCTGCCGAAGGCGACGCAGGACACGCTCATTGCCAATGGCGCGGCGGCGACGAAGGAATGGTTGGAGCGAGGGTAA
- a CDS encoding ATP-binding cassette domain-containing protein: MSDAPALEVDLQVTVGRGGAAFTVEARFSLPSGVLVLFGPSGAGKTVTLRAIAGLIRPKRGAVRLAGEALDDWMRGVHVPAERRRIGYVPQDQALFPHLDVLGNVVFGLPRAARKNPGATTLALLDELGLSALRGARVDALSGGERQRVALARALAAEPRLLLLDEPLSALDRAARLSIGRSLREALARRSLPAVLVTHDAEEAAAFGDVFVQFERGKPARPLPREVVLGEMGSCPHCGKP, encoded by the coding sequence ATGAGCGACGCGCCTGCGCTGGAGGTCGATCTGCAGGTGACCGTGGGGCGCGGCGGTGCGGCGTTCACCGTCGAGGCGCGCTTCTCGTTGCCCTCGGGCGTGCTCGTCCTGTTCGGCCCCTCGGGCGCGGGCAAGACCGTGACGCTGCGTGCGATCGCCGGTCTGATCCGGCCGAAGCGTGGCGCCGTGCGCCTCGCGGGGGAGGCCCTCGACGACTGGATGCGCGGGGTCCACGTGCCGGCCGAGCGGCGGCGGATCGGGTACGTGCCCCAGGATCAGGCACTCTTTCCGCACCTCGACGTGCTCGGCAACGTGGTCTTTGGCCTGCCCCGCGCCGCGCGCAAAAACCCCGGGGCCACGACGCTCGCGTTGCTCGACGAGCTCGGGCTCTCGGCGCTGCGCGGGGCGCGCGTGGACGCGCTCTCCGGCGGGGAGCGGCAGCGGGTGGCGCTCGCGCGGGCGCTCGCCGCCGAGCCGAGGCTGCTCCTGCTCGACGAGCCGCTCTCGGCGCTGGATCGCGCGGCGCGGCTCTCGATCGGCCGGTCGCTCAGGGAGGCGCTCGCGCGGCGCTCGCTTCCGGCGGTGCTCGTGACACACGACGCGGAGGAGGCGGCGGCGTTCGGGGACGTGTTCGTCCAGTTTGAGCGCGGAAAACCGGCCCGGCCGTTGCCGCGGGAGGTCGTGCTCGGTGAGATGGGCTCATGTCCGCATTGCGGCAAGCCGTGA
- a CDS encoding ferredoxin--NADP reductase, with product MQPERFHLTLESVRRPTPSSVELVFASPPAPLPYRAGQYLTFHVPVDGRVHPRSYSLVGSPGRADPLSILVKRVRGGVVSNHLYAHAAPGSILAVSGPQGRFCVEPRAGGRHAVLVAGGSGITPIHAMMRELLHGEPDTTVSLLDCNVAPEEILLRAELDRLIEESGGRLDVVHVLEQGAAGMGGLPGRLDAARATTLLGELAQGKPAEFYVCGPEGLMAVVGEALRALSVPPERIFQEFFARPDAAGDTQAQLVTLRLDGKEHWVPVPAGATILEAATAAGVPIETSCRVGDCGTCKLRCLAGEVEQSCVEGLSPDEEQSGYVLACVARPRTSGVVLAGP from the coding sequence ATGCAACCCGAACGATTCCACCTGACCCTCGAATCCGTGCGAAGGCCGACGCCCTCGTCGGTCGAGCTCGTGTTCGCCTCGCCGCCCGCGCCGCTCCCTTATCGCGCAGGCCAGTACCTGACGTTCCACGTGCCCGTCGACGGGCGCGTTCACCCGCGCTCGTATTCGCTCGTGGGGAGCCCCGGCCGCGCGGACCCGCTCTCCATCCTCGTCAAGCGGGTCCGCGGCGGCGTCGTGTCGAATCACCTGTACGCACATGCGGCCCCAGGCTCGATCCTGGCCGTCTCCGGGCCCCAGGGACGTTTTTGTGTCGAGCCGCGCGCCGGGGGGCGGCACGCGGTCCTGGTCGCCGGGGGCAGCGGAATCACGCCGATCCACGCCATGATGCGCGAGCTCTTGCATGGCGAGCCGGACACCACGGTGTCGCTCCTGGATTGCAACGTCGCGCCGGAGGAGATCCTCCTGCGCGCCGAGCTCGATCGCCTCATCGAGGAGAGTGGAGGGCGATTGGACGTCGTACACGTTCTGGAGCAAGGCGCCGCGGGCATGGGCGGGCTCCCGGGGCGCCTCGACGCCGCGCGAGCGACCACGTTGCTCGGCGAGCTCGCCCAGGGAAAACCTGCCGAATTCTACGTATGCGGCCCCGAGGGCCTGATGGCGGTCGTGGGCGAGGCGCTGCGGGCGCTCTCCGTCCCCCCCGAGCGCATCTTCCAGGAGTTTTTCGCTCGTCCCGACGCGGCGGGCGACACGCAGGCGCAGCTCGTCACCTTGCGGCTCGACGGCAAGGAGCATTGGGTGCCCGTCCCGGCGGGCGCGACGATCCTCGAAGCCGCGACTGCGGCGGGCGTACCCATCGAGACCTCGTGCCGCGTGGGGGATTGCGGCACCTGCAAGCTTCGATGTCTCGCCGGAGAGGTCGAGCAGTCGTGCGTCGAGGGGTTGAGCCCCGACGAGGAGCAATCGGGGTACGTGCTGGCCTGCGTGGCCCGCCCGCGCACGTCGGGCGTGGTGCTCGCGGGGCCTTGA
- a CDS encoding thiolase family protein produces MADIVIVEAVRSAVGRAHKGALAQKRPDELAGEVVRGLLARVPQIKPSEVDDLVLGCAMPEGEQGLNVARPVGLLGGLPEEVSAMTINRFCSSGLQAIALAAGSIEAGYADIVIAGGVESMSMVPMTGNKISVSPEAMDRYPTVYTPMGITAENVAKRFNVARADQDAFALASQKKASAAIEAGRFKDEIVAVTGVRYKGNERIAFEFTRDELPRPDTTLEGLSALKPAFATVGSVTPGNSSPLSDGAAAAIVTTKAKADALGVKPLGYLRMFVTAGVDPSIMGIGPVPAVKKLLKKTGLSIADIDLVEMNEAFASQSVYCQRELGIPDEKLNVNGGAIALGHPLGCTGAKLTATALYELRRRGGRYAIVTMCIGGGMGAAGLFERA; encoded by the coding sequence ATGGCAGACATCGTGATCGTGGAGGCCGTTCGTTCGGCCGTGGGCCGGGCCCACAAGGGAGCGCTCGCGCAGAAGCGCCCCGACGAGCTCGCGGGTGAGGTCGTTCGGGGCCTGCTCGCGCGCGTGCCGCAGATCAAGCCGTCGGAGGTCGACGACCTGGTCCTCGGGTGTGCGATGCCGGAAGGCGAGCAGGGGCTCAACGTGGCGCGGCCCGTCGGCTTGCTCGGCGGCCTGCCCGAAGAGGTCTCGGCGATGACCATCAACCGGTTCTGCTCGAGCGGCCTGCAGGCGATCGCGCTCGCGGCGGGCAGCATCGAGGCCGGGTACGCGGACATCGTCATCGCGGGCGGCGTCGAGAGCATGTCGATGGTGCCCATGACGGGCAACAAGATCTCGGTCTCGCCCGAGGCGATGGATCGGTACCCGACGGTCTACACGCCGATGGGGATCACGGCCGAGAACGTGGCCAAGCGCTTCAACGTGGCGCGCGCCGATCAGGACGCGTTCGCGCTGGCGAGCCAGAAGAAGGCCTCGGCGGCGATCGAGGCGGGCCGCTTCAAGGACGAGATCGTGGCCGTCACGGGCGTGCGGTACAAGGGCAACGAGCGCATCGCGTTCGAGTTCACGCGCGACGAGCTGCCGCGCCCGGACACGACGCTGGAAGGCCTCTCGGCGCTGAAGCCCGCGTTCGCGACGGTCGGATCGGTCACGCCGGGCAACAGCTCGCCGCTCTCGGACGGCGCGGCGGCGGCGATCGTGACGACGAAGGCGAAGGCGGACGCGCTCGGCGTGAAGCCGCTCGGCTACCTGCGCATGTTCGTCACGGCGGGCGTGGATCCGTCGATCATGGGCATCGGCCCGGTGCCGGCGGTGAAGAAGCTCCTGAAGAAGACGGGGCTCTCGATCGCCGACATCGACCTCGTCGAGATGAACGAGGCGTTCGCGAGCCAATCGGTCTACTGCCAGCGCGAGCTCGGCATCCCGGACGAGAAGCTCAACGTGAACGGCGGCGCGATCGCGCTCGGCCACCCGCTCGGCTGCACGGGCGCGAAGCTCACGGCGACGGCGCTCTACGAGCTGCGCCGCCGCGGTGGGCGGTATGCGATCGTGACGATGTGCATCGGCGGCGGCATGGGCGCGGCGGGCTTGTTCGAGCGGGCCTGA